One window from the genome of Hydra vulgaris chromosome 02, alternate assembly HydraT2T_AEP encodes:
- the LOC136076873 gene encoding uncharacterized protein LOC136076873, protein MKPNQGDCNKSSSLEGVQPYSENLFSRETLLREIQHYFLQNANKSTLVLYGMSGVGKTHIARNFCKTYYSFYKNCVWINAAFGNIKTSMRNQCQILGFEVYDSKGNYLNIEVIVEKIHNYYKNEKTLYIFDNVDDESVKNLSMYISRKPNSFTLITSQWRTWSNYVNKMLVDVFSFEEAFAYVKNSIKENNDGNIKNLIKELGYHPFALTQAIKYINIHKISIKNYLDRYRSKPLEILDNNNLPNEEDSKSAIKTINLVLIKLKENKPFLFKILNCLSYCDGQNISKQFIIQISNQIEINEEYLIDEAIAVLISYSLLHCFEDKKYSMHELTQLTCRCFQNRNSSTNTYLDLIENYFKIEMSIVKDHMDYGNHFVFHFIYMFRTNGERLSKTFHNKTIEIKKFLACKGLFEEAIEILKTIQSFNTKTYGENNKFTLYAKLSIASCLCNMGKYKEALEMYYSVFKIYSKILGINHPNIMTTKHNIAFCLHNMGKYNDAIEIYYSVDKIYTEILGINHPNTMTTKHNIASCLNKMGKYNEALEIYYSVDKIQTEILGINHPSTMTTKHNIASCLDDMGKYNEALEIYYSVDKINTEILGINHPSTMTTKHNIALCLNNMGKYNEALEIYYSVEKIDTEILGINHPSTMTTKHYIALCLNNMGKYNEALEIYHSVDKIRTEILGINHPDTMKAKHNIAFCLNNMGKYNEALKIYYSVDRIQSENLGINHPDTITTKHNIASCLDNMGKSNEALEIYYSVDKIRTEILGINHPDTMTTKHNIALCLNNMGKYNEALKIYYSVDRIQSENLGINHPDTMTTKHNIALCLNNMGKFNEALEIYYSVDKIRTGIFGINHPSTMATKHNIAFCLHNMGKYNEALEIYYSVNETQIDILGINHPSTMRTKHNIASCLDNMGKYNKALEIYYYVDKKQTDILGINHPDTMKAKHNIAFCLNNIGKYNEALEIYYSVDRIQSENLGINHPDTMTTKHNIALCLNNIGKYNEALEIYYSVDKIRTEILGINHPETMTTKHNIALCLNNMGKYNEALEIYYSVDKIRTEILGINHPETMTTKHNIALCFNNMGKYNEALEIYYSVDKIRTEILGINHPDTMRTKHNIASCLDNMGKYNEALDVYYSVDKTQTEILGINHPDSITTKNNIASCLNNIKKQQTYCCIF, encoded by the exons ATGAAACCAAATCAAGGAGATTGCAATAAAAGTAGTTCTTTGGAag gtgtTCAACCTTATTCAGAAAACTTATTTTCACGGGAAACACTTCTTCGTGAAATTCAACATTATTTTCTACAAAATGCGAACAAGTCAACTTTAGTGTTATATGGAATGTCAGGTGTCGGAAAGACACATATTGCcagaaatttttgtaaaacttattatAGCTTCTACAAAAACTGTGTTTGGATAAATGCAGCGTTTGGAAACATAAAAACTTCAATGAGAAACCAATGTCAAATACTAGGATTCGAAGTTTACGATTCGAAAGGTAATTATTTGAATATAGAAgtgattgttgaaaaaattcacaactactataaaaatgaaaagacttTGTATATCTTTGATAATGTCGATGACGaaagtgttaaaaatttatcaatgtaCATTTCAAGAAAACCGAATTCATTCACTTTGATTACTTCGCAATGGAGAACGTGGTcgaattatgtaaataaaatgctagttgatgttttttcttttgaagAAGCATTCGcttatgtaaaaaatagtattaaagaaaacaacgatggaaatataaaaaatttaataaaagagcTTGGTTATCATCCGTTCGCTTTAACTCaggcaataaaatatataaatatacataaaatttcgATAAAAAACTACTTAGATCGATATAGATCAAAACCATTAGAAATATTAGACAATAATAACCTTCCAAACGAAGAAGATTCAAAGTCTGCAATAAAAACGAttaacttagttttaataaaattaaaagaaaataaaccttttttatttaaaatcttaaactgTTTATCTTATTGCGACGGTCAAAACATcagtaaacaatttataatccaaatttcaaatcaaatagAAATAAACGAAGAATATTTAATAGATGAAGCTATTGCAGTATTAATAAGTTATTCTTTACTACACtgttttgaagataaaaaatattcaatgcaCGAACTGACACAGTTGACGTGTAGATGTTTTCAAAATAGAAATTCAAGTACAAATACATATCTAGATCTAAtcgaaaactattttaaaattgaaatgagCATTGTGAAAGATCACATGGATTACggaaatcattttgtttttcatttcatCTATATGTTTCGTACTAACGGAGAAAGACTTTCGAAAACCTTCCATAATAAGacaatagaaattaaaaaatttttagcatGTAAAGGTTTATTTGAAGAAGCAAtcgaaatattaaaaactattcaaaGTTTTAACACGAAAACTTAcggtgaaaataataaattcacgCTTTACGCAAAACTTAGTATTGCAAGCTGTTTGTgcaatatgggaaaatataaagaagctttagaaatgtattattccgtttttaaaatatattctaaaattttaggtatcaaccatccaaaTATAATGACAACAAAGCATAATATCGCATTCTGTTTACacaatatgggaaaatataacgatgctatagaaatttattattctgttgataaaatatatactgaaattttaggtatcaaccatccaaatacaatgacaacaaaacataatattgcaAGCTGTTTAAACaaaatgggaaaatataacgaagctttagaaatttattattctgttgataaaatacaaactgagattttaggtatcaaccatccaagtacaatgacaacaaaacataatattgcaAGCTGTTTGGACGATATGGgtaaatataacgaagctttagaaatttattattctgttgataaaataaatactgaaattttaggtatcaaccatccaagtacaatgacaacaaaacataatattgcaCTCTGTTTAAacaatatgggaaaatataacgaagctttagaaatttattattctgttgaaaaaatagatactgaaattttaggtatcaaccatccaagtacaatgacaacaaaacattATATCGCCCTTTGTTTAAacaatatgggaaaatataacgaagctttagaaatttatcattctgttgataaaatacgaactgaaattttaggtatcaaccatccggaTACAATGAAagcaaaacataatatcgcattttgtttaaacaatatgggaaaatataacgaagctttaaaaatttattattccgTTGATAGAATTCAATCTGAAaatttaggtatcaaccatcctgATACAAtcacaacaaaacataatatcgcaagcTGTTTAGACAATATGGGAAAAtctaacgaagctttagaaatttattattctgttgataaaatacgaactgaaattttaggtatcaaccatccggatacaatgacaacaaaacataatattgcaCTCTGTTTAAacaatatgggaaaatataacgaagctttaaaaatttattattctgttgatagaATACAATCTGAAAATTTAGGTAttaaccatccagatacaatgacaacaaaacataatatcgcactCTGTTTAAACAATATGGGAAAAtttaacgaagctttagaaatttattattctgttgataaaatacgaacTGGAATTTTTGGTATCAACCATCCAAGTACAATggcaacaaaacataatatcgcatTCTGTTTACacaatatgggaaaatataacgaagctttagaaatttattattctgttaatGAAACACAAATTGACATTTTAGGAATCAACCATCCAAGTACAATGagaacaaaacataatatcgcaagctgtttggacaatatgggaaaatataacaaagctttagaaatttattattatgttgataaaaaacaaactgacattttaggtatcaaccatccggaTACAATGAAAGCAAAGCATAATATCGCATTCTGTTTAAACAATAtaggaaaatataacgaagctttagaaatttattattctgttgatagaATACAATCTGAAaatttaggtatcaaccatccagatacaatgacaacaaaacataatatcgcactCTGTTTAAACAATAtaggaaaatataacgaagctttagaaatttattattctgttgataaaatacgaactgaaattttaggtattaaCCATCCGGaaacaatgacaacaaaacataatatcgcactCTGTTTAAacaatatgggaaaatataacgaagctttagaaatttattattctgttgacaaaatacgaactgaaattttaggtattaaCCATCCGGaaacaatgacaacaaaacataatatcgcactCTGTTTTAacaatatgggaaaatataacgaagctttagaaatttattattctgttgataaaatacgaacTGAGATTTTAGGTATCAATCATCCAGATACAATGagaacaaaacataatattgcaAGCTGTTTGGacaatatgggaaaatataacgaagctttagacgtttattattctgttgataaaacacaaactgaaattttgggtatcaaccatccggattcaataacaacaaaaaataatatcgcgaGCTGtttgaataacataaaaaagcAGCAAACATATTGTtgtattttctaa